CTATCCCCGGCTGGTCGGCGAGACCGGCGGCAAGGATTTCGTCGTGGCGCATCCCTCCGCCGACCCGCAGGAGGTCGCCGTCGCGCTCGCCCGCGGCGCGTTCGAGTACCAGGGGCAGAAGTGCTCGGCGGCCAGCCGCACGTACATCCCGCAGACGCTCTGGCCGGCGGTGCGCGACAGCCTCGTGGCGATGATGAAGGCCTTCAAGGTCGGCGACGTCCGCGACTTCCGCAACTTCATGGGCGCGGTGATCGACAAGAAGGCGTTCACGAAGATCAGCGAGTACCTGGACGACGCGAAGAAGAACGCGAAGGTCATCCAGGGGGGCGGCGCGAAGGGGGACGCGGGCTACTTCATCGAGCCGACGCTCGTCGAGACCCAGGACCCGGGCTACCGGCTGCTCTGCGAAGAGATTTTCGGCCCGGTGCTCACCGCGTACGTCTATCCCGACGGGCGCTGGGCGGAGACGCTCGACATCATCGATCAGACGTCCCCCTACGCGCTGACCGGGGCGGTGTTCGCCCGCGATCGCAAGGCCATCCGCGACGCGGCGTCGGCCCTGCGGAACGCCGCCGGCAACTTCTATATCAACGACAAGCCGACCGGGGCGGTCGTCGGCCAGCAGCCGTTCGGCGGGGCGCGCGGCTCGGGCACGAACGACAAGGCGGGCTCGAAGCTGAACCTCGTCCGCTGGGCCAGCGCCCGTACCGTCAAGGAGACGCTCTCGCCGCCGCGGGATTACAAATATCCGTTCATGGCCGAAGAATAGCCGTGCACACTGCGCACCGGCCGATGCGTAATGTGCATTTCCTAGTTGACGCTGGACGACGGTAGAGACCACAATCTGCCGTCGTTCATGCAGCGCATCCTGACCGCGTGTCTGTTGTGGCTGGCCGCGGCCCCCGTCTCGGGCCAGACCCGGGCGGCGGCGGTCTCGCCTGGTGAAACTCTCTTTCAGGCGCAATGCGGCTTCTGCCACGGGCGTGATGCCACGGGCGGCGCGTCGGGGCCCGATCTCACCGACTCGGAGCTGGTCGCACAGGACCGCAATGGCGACAAGCTCGGTCCGGTCATTCGCACCGGCCGTCCCGAGCGCGGAATGCCCGGGTTCCCCCTTTCGGATCCCGATCTGAAATCCGTCATCGACTTCATCCATGCCCGCAAGGCCGCGGTGGACAAGAACCCGGGCCGGCGGCGGCGAGTGACCATCGCGGATCTCTCGACCGGCAACGCCGACGCCGGCCGCGCCTATTTCAATGGCGCCGGCGGCTGCGCCGCGTGTCATTCGCCCACCGGCGATCTCGCCAGCGTCGGCGCCCGCTACCGCGGACTCGGCCTCCTGATGCGGTTCCTCTATCCGACCGCGGGCAATGCCACGCAGCTGCCGGGAGAGCCGAGGCAGAATCCCGTCACCGTGACGGTGACGCTCCCCACAGGGGAGACCGTCACCGGTCCGCTCGTCTTTCGCGACGAATTCACGATCGCGCTGCGCGACGCGGACGGCTGGTTCCGCTCGTGGCCACAGTCCGCCGTCAAAGTGTCCGTCAAGGACCCGGTGCAGGCGCACGCGGACCAGTTGGGCAAGTACACTGATGATGACGTTCACAACCTGTTCGCGTACCTGCAGACGCTGGTC
The sequence above is a segment of the Vicinamibacterales bacterium genome. Coding sequences within it:
- a CDS encoding cytochrome c; translated protein: MQRILTACLLWLAAAPVSGQTRAAAVSPGETLFQAQCGFCHGRDATGGASGPDLTDSELVAQDRNGDKLGPVIRTGRPERGMPGFPLSDPDLKSVIDFIHARKAAVDKNPGRRRRVTIADLSTGNADAGRAYFNGAGGCAACHSPTGDLASVGARYRGLGLLMRFLYPTAGNATQLPGEPRQNPVTVTVTLPTGETVTGPLVFRDEFTIALRDADGWFRSWPQSAVKVSVKDPVQAHADQLGKYTDDDVHNLFAYLQTLVK